The segment TCGGCAGCCATGCGGGCATTCTCCGGCTGGAAAAATGAGGCGCACTTAGTACCAGAGACGGTGCGGGCGGGCAAGTCCCGTGCCAGGGTTTTTGTGTGTGTCCAAGCGTGAATGCCCATTTATCAGACTGATATCAAAGGAACTCGGATGCAGGAACTGAAGGCCTTGATCTTCGATGTCGACGGCACACTGGCCGATACCGAGCGTGACGGCCACCGCGTGGCCTTCAACAAGGCGTTTGCCGAGGCCGGGCTGGACTGGGAGTGGAGCGTCGAGCGCTACGGACAGCTGCTGCGCGTCACGGGTGGCAAGGAACGCATCCGCCAGTACCTCTCGGAGGAGCACCCGGAGATCCTGGCCGAGCCCGGCATCGATCAGCGCATCCGCGATCTGCATGCGGCCAAGACACGGCACTACGTGGCGCTACTGGAGACGGGTGCGATACCGCTGCGTCCAGGCGTCGAGCGCCTGCTCGACGAAGCGGCGGCCACGGGCCTGCGCCTGGCGATTGCCACCACCACGACACCCGAGAACGTCACTGCGCTGCTGGTGGCGACGCTGGGCGAAGAGGGCCCGTACCGATTCGAGGTGATCTCGGCTGGTGACGTCGTCCCGGAGAAGAAACCCGCCCCGGATATCTTCCAGCACGCGATGGAGGCGATGAATCTCGGTCCCGAGGAGTGCCTGGCCCTTGAGGACTCGGACAACGGCGTACGCTCGGCGCGGGGCGCGGGCCTGAAGGTCGTGGTGACCACGAACGACTACACCCGCCGGCAGGATTTTGCCGGTGCGCTGGCGGTACTCGACGGGTTCGGCGAGCCAGATCAGCCCGCAACCGTTCTGGAGGGTCCGGCGTTGCCGGGGTCTTGCGTGGACGTGACGGCCTTGCGCGCGTGGTGGGCGGCGGCCTGAGGGGCTGCCAACACCGTATCCGTGCTGATGGGCGGCTCAATGACCTGGAATCCCCGGAACCCGCCGGCCGCATGACGAGTCCACCGACTTGTACGGACGCAACAGGAGTTCGCGGGATGAGCAAGACGATATTGATGGTGGTGACCAGTCAC is part of the Thioalkalivibrio sp. K90mix genome and harbors:
- a CDS encoding HAD family hydrolase, with the protein product MQELKALIFDVDGTLADTERDGHRVAFNKAFAEAGLDWEWSVERYGQLLRVTGGKERIRQYLSEEHPEILAEPGIDQRIRDLHAAKTRHYVALLETGAIPLRPGVERLLDEAAATGLRLAIATTTTPENVTALLVATLGEEGPYRFEVISAGDVVPEKKPAPDIFQHAMEAMNLGPEECLALEDSDNGVRSARGAGLKVVVTTNDYTRRQDFAGALAVLDGFGEPDQPATVLEGPALPGSCVDVTALRAWWAAA